Proteins encoded by one window of Halobaculum halobium:
- the trkA gene encoding Trk system potassium transporter TrkA, protein MRVVIIGAGQVGESIAADLDESHEVVIVERDADRCDELTYSLDVLTINGDGTAVSTLEDAGITEADMVIASTDNDETNIVACSTAKAVSDAFTIARIKNTEYLRTWERSRTAFGIDFMVCTNLLTAESIVRVIGLPAAHQVNLFADGEVQMAEFDVSEESPIAGQTVSEADRFDSLTFASLIRDEEVVIPRGETRITAGDRAVVIGSPGSVRGFAADVAPEEHVGTSEEVVIVGGSEIGYHAARLLAERGFSPRLIEQDEERARELAEELPETVVMQSDATDVDFLEREHVGDADVLVATLDSDEKNLLSCLLASRIGVERTVAVVDRTVYVDLFETVGIDVGVSPRAVVAEEISRFTREGSAENVAFIEDDRAEVLEVEVSEESMLANRPISESIHDFPPCLVIGAITRDRDLVTPRGDTVIKPGDHVVVFFEESVVDEVTSKL, encoded by the coding sequence GTGCGAGTCGTGATCATCGGCGCGGGACAGGTGGGAGAGAGCATCGCCGCGGACCTCGACGAGAGCCACGAGGTGGTGATCGTCGAGCGGGACGCCGACCGGTGCGACGAACTGACGTACTCGCTCGACGTGTTGACGATCAACGGCGACGGGACCGCCGTCTCCACGCTGGAGGACGCCGGCATCACGGAGGCGGACATGGTGATCGCCTCCACCGACAACGACGAGACGAACATCGTCGCCTGTTCGACGGCGAAGGCCGTGAGCGACGCGTTCACGATCGCCCGGATCAAGAACACCGAGTACCTGCGCACCTGGGAGCGCTCGCGGACGGCGTTCGGCATCGATTTTATGGTGTGTACGAACCTGCTCACCGCGGAGTCGATCGTCAGAGTGATCGGGCTGCCCGCGGCCCACCAGGTCAATCTCTTCGCGGACGGCGAGGTGCAGATGGCCGAGTTCGACGTGAGCGAGGAGAGCCCGATTGCGGGTCAGACGGTCAGCGAGGCCGATCGGTTCGACTCGCTCACCTTCGCGTCGCTCATCCGCGACGAGGAGGTCGTCATCCCGCGCGGCGAGACGCGGATCACCGCGGGCGATCGGGCGGTCGTGATCGGCTCACCCGGCAGCGTTCGCGGGTTCGCCGCCGACGTGGCCCCGGAAGAGCACGTCGGAACGAGCGAGGAGGTGGTCATCGTCGGCGGGTCCGAGATCGGCTACCACGCCGCGCGTCTGCTCGCCGAGCGTGGGTTCTCTCCCCGGCTCATCGAGCAGGACGAAGAGCGGGCCCGCGAACTCGCAGAGGAGCTCCCCGAGACGGTCGTCATGCAGTCTGACGCCACCGACGTCGACTTCCTCGAGCGCGAGCACGTCGGCGACGCCGACGTCCTCGTTGCCACGTTGGACTCCGACGAGAAGAACCTCCTGTCGTGTCTGCTGGCGAGCCGAATCGGCGTCGAGCGCACGGTCGCGGTCGTCGACCGGACCGTCTACGTCGATCTCTTCGAGACGGTCGGCATCGACGTGGGCGTCAGCCCGCGAGCGGTCGTCGCCGAGGAGATCTCCCGGTTCACGCGAGAGGGCAGCGCCGAGAACGTCGCGTTCATCGAGGACGACCGAGCGGAAGTCTTGGAGGTCGAAGTGAGCGAGGAGTCGATGCTCGCAAACCGCCCCATCAGCGAGTCGATCCACGACTTCCCGCCGTGCCTGGTGATCGGTGCGATCACCCGGGACAGGGATCTCGTCACCCCTCGCGGTGACACGGTGATCAAGCCCGGCGACCACGTCGTCGTCTTTTTCGAGGAGAGCGTCGTCGACGAGGTCACGAGCAAACTCTAA
- a CDS encoding iron transporter: MRRRTQLDRRTFLRSAAATGAVAGAGGLSGCLGFELGSSDGIAGEPPIVEDRPDGVYLPSHVEGMKMGGMGESGDYRVGVFYSYAHRFWNVNGESVEQTDVQPDDDVHLMASVWDPETGQILPETGLSVEIEQDGSLVSQEVIYPMLSQPMGTHYGANFGLEGDGTYTVNVSVGGVRTRRTGTYRDRFGDPATVPVEIEYSQSGRDEISFRTLENAGARDAVDRMEMEMMPDATAPPVDDLPGERLGEVNSNDAVLVATLLEESPVGVDAPGPYLAVSARTPYNRMVIPAMGLEATHERGGETLFTGELSRTLDPDLSYHYGAAMEGASVESGDELTLTPTVWPQIARHEGYETAFGALQGGMPERTLTIE, encoded by the coding sequence ATGCGCAGACGAACGCAGTTGGACAGACGGACGTTCCTCCGGAGCGCGGCGGCGACCGGTGCTGTCGCCGGCGCCGGGGGGCTCTCCGGCTGTCTGGGTTTCGAACTCGGCTCGAGCGACGGGATCGCCGGCGAGCCGCCGATCGTCGAGGACCGCCCGGACGGCGTCTACCTCCCGAGCCACGTGGAGGGGATGAAGATGGGCGGCATGGGTGAGAGCGGGGACTACCGCGTCGGGGTGTTCTACTCGTATGCGCACCGCTTCTGGAACGTCAACGGCGAGTCCGTCGAGCAGACGGACGTGCAGCCCGACGACGACGTGCACCTGATGGCGAGCGTCTGGGACCCCGAAACGGGACAGATACTCCCGGAAACCGGCCTGTCGGTCGAGATCGAACAGGACGGGTCGCTCGTCTCCCAGGAGGTCATTTACCCGATGCTCTCCCAGCCGATGGGGACCCACTACGGCGCGAACTTCGGCCTCGAGGGCGACGGTACCTACACCGTGAACGTCTCCGTCGGCGGCGTCCGCACCCGGCGGACGGGGACGTACCGCGATCGGTTTGGCGATCCCGCAACCGTTCCGGTCGAGATCGAGTACAGCCAGTCCGGGCGCGACGAGATTTCCTTCCGGACCCTCGAGAACGCCGGTGCGCGCGACGCCGTCGATCGCATGGAGATGGAGATGATGCCCGACGCGACCGCGCCGCCGGTAGACGACCTCCCGGGGGAGAGACTCGGCGAAGTGAACAGTAACGACGCGGTCCTCGTGGCGACGCTGCTGGAGGAGTCGCCCGTCGGCGTCGACGCTCCCGGCCCGTATCTCGCGGTTTCGGCGCGAACCCCGTACAACCGGATGGTGATCCCCGCGATGGGACTTGAGGCGACCCACGAACGCGGGGGTGAGACGCTGTTCACCGGCGAGCTGAGCCGGACGCTCGATCCCGATCTCTCGTACCATTACGGGGCGGCGATGGAGGGCGCGAGCGTCGAGTCGGGCGACGAGCTGACGCTGACGCCGACGGTGTGGCCGCAGATCGCGCGCCACGAGGGGTACGAGACGGCCTTCGGCGCGCTCCAGGGCGGAATGCCCGAGCGAACGCTGACGATCGAGTAG
- a CDS encoding DUF7405 family protein, with the protein MTDADASEGDEPGGDGLATDGLSRRDALKAAVAVGGAAGLAACVDRLDGEEPIPAGDGADAHPDRQFGWNDHIRTDDAGNWLVPRHQTLLYLSLPEDGPPSDDDRGAVAAALDALDRAYAWSHEGLLHSAGYSPQYFARFEGSLALPEDVSLPEPGPLADYETPEFDTQDVLVHLASDRPDALLAAEEALLGEREEANGVSVPSALTDALALDDRRTGFFDPGMPHEKADGLSGVPDPNPIPEDAPLFMGFAAGFRGNQATEDSVAIGEGPFAEGTTKSVGNWRQRLDDWYGEQDFDQQVMEMFSPGHAAENLVEGVGTNLGDDSGIDRFLDTVVDDAEEYGRVGHAQKAARDNRDADGNPLLLRRHFESADDDIASLHFPSLQRSIDQFETVRRSMNGVDATEATPAVRQRVNNGILEYIFLRHRGYFLVPPRSLRALPTPDGSEG; encoded by the coding sequence ATGACCGACGCGGACGCTTCCGAGGGGGACGAGCCCGGGGGAGACGGTCTCGCCACCGACGGCCTGTCGCGACGTGACGCGCTCAAGGCGGCCGTCGCCGTCGGCGGCGCTGCCGGCCTCGCCGCCTGCGTCGACCGGCTCGACGGCGAGGAGCCGATCCCGGCCGGCGACGGCGCCGATGCGCACCCGGATCGCCAGTTCGGCTGGAACGACCACATCCGGACCGACGACGCCGGCAACTGGCTAGTCCCGCGTCATCAGACTCTTCTGTACCTCTCGCTTCCGGAGGATGGACCGCCCAGCGACGACGACCGAGGTGCGGTCGCGGCCGCGCTCGACGCGCTCGACCGGGCGTACGCGTGGAGTCACGAGGGACTGCTCCACTCGGCCGGGTACTCGCCGCAGTACTTCGCGCGCTTCGAGGGATCGCTCGCCCTCCCCGAAGACGTGTCCCTGCCGGAGCCCGGTCCACTTGCGGACTACGAGACGCCCGAGTTCGACACGCAGGACGTGCTCGTCCACCTCGCGTCCGATCGCCCGGACGCGCTGTTAGCCGCCGAGGAAGCGCTCCTCGGCGAGCGCGAGGAGGCTAACGGCGTTTCGGTCCCGTCGGCCCTGACCGACGCGCTCGCGCTCGACGACCGTCGAACGGGCTTCTTCGACCCCGGGATGCCCCACGAGAAGGCCGACGGCCTCTCCGGGGTGCCGGACCCGAATCCGATCCCGGAGGACGCGCCGCTGTTCATGGGCTTCGCGGCCGGGTTCAGGGGAAACCAGGCGACGGAGGACTCCGTTGCCATCGGCGAGGGGCCGTTCGCCGAGGGGACGACGAAGTCAGTCGGGAACTGGCGCCAGCGGCTCGACGACTGGTACGGGGAGCAGGACTTCGACCAACAGGTGATGGAGATGTTCTCCCCGGGCCACGCCGCGGAGAACCTCGTCGAGGGCGTGGGGACGAACCTCGGCGACGACTCCGGAATCGACCGGTTCCTCGACACGGTGGTCGACGACGCTGAGGAGTACGGGCGGGTCGGCCACGCACAGAAGGCCGCACGGGACAACCGCGACGCCGACGGGAACCCGCTCTTGCTCCGGCGGCACTTCGAGTCGGCTGACGACGATATCGCGAGCCTGCACTTCCCGTCGCTTCAGCGCTCGATCGACCAGTTCGAGACCGTCCGGCGGTCGATGAACGGCGTCGACGCGACGGAGGCGACGCCGGCCGTCCGACAGCGCGTCAACAACGGCATCCTCGAGTACATCTTCCTGCGCCACCGCGGCTACTTCCTCGTTCCGCCGCGGTCGCTGCGCGCGCTGCCGACGCCCGACGGAAGCGAGGGGTGA
- a CDS encoding winged helix-turn-helix transcriptional regulator: MSDPATPAGDRPTRERVADYVFAHPGIHFNELVRRLDLAPGQAQYHLRRLVREDRVVGEEVSGRTHYFDPTVAPIDRRRLALFRRETARDAVVELLDAPARPDAVADAVGVARSTLEWHLDGLVEAGVVEKRRDAHGRVTLALTDPEATAALLQQIEPSLPDRLLDRFTRLVDALLE, translated from the coding sequence GTGAGCGATCCCGCAACGCCGGCAGGCGACCGGCCGACGCGCGAACGCGTCGCCGACTACGTCTTCGCGCATCCCGGGATCCACTTCAACGAACTCGTCCGCCGGCTCGATCTGGCGCCCGGACAGGCGCAGTACCACCTCCGCCGGCTCGTCCGCGAGGACCGCGTCGTCGGCGAGGAGGTCTCGGGTCGGACCCACTACTTCGACCCCACCGTCGCTCCGATCGACCGTCGGCGGCTGGCGTTGTTCCGACGCGAGACCGCCCGCGACGCCGTCGTCGAACTGCTCGACGCCCCCGCCCGACCGGACGCCGTCGCCGACGCGGTCGGCGTCGCCAGGAGCACCCTAGAGTGGCACCTCGACGGCCTCGTCGAGGCCGGTGTCGTCGAGAAGCGGCGCGACGCACACGGGCGCGTCACGCTCGCGCTGACCGACCCGGAGGCGACTGCCGCGTTGCTGCAGCAGATCGAGCCGTCGCTGCCCGACCGGCTACTCGATCGGTTCACCCGGCTCGTCGACGCGTTGCTCGAGTGA
- a CDS encoding DUF7471 family protein encodes MNGLLHVSAGLQGAAYALVVAVGGVAGAVLLGLGLAAFLRRRSRSYLLVALALGTLTARAGLAGAAAVGLVGVSPHHFGEHLLDVVMAGLVIAAVYYARTIRTEAAS; translated from the coding sequence ATGAACGGCCTGCTCCACGTGTCGGCCGGACTCCAGGGTGCCGCCTACGCGCTCGTCGTCGCGGTCGGCGGCGTCGCCGGCGCGGTCCTCCTCGGGCTCGGCTTGGCGGCGTTCCTCCGGCGACGGTCGCGATCGTATCTGCTCGTCGCGCTCGCGCTCGGCACCCTCACGGCCCGGGCGGGCCTTGCGGGCGCCGCTGCCGTCGGCCTCGTCGGCGTCAGCCCCCACCACTTCGGCGAACACCTCCTCGACGTGGTGATGGCCGGCCTCGTCATCGCGGCGGTGTACTACGCGCGGACGATACGCACGGAGGCGGCCTCGTGA
- a CDS encoding TrkH family potassium uptake protein, which yields MNLRVEYRASLSLVGTVVRYLSVPLLAPLVVSLYYGESIAPFAVTILLAVLAGTGLERLDPDPDLGAREGFLMVAMTWFAVGIVGSVPYLIEAHGIPSVLAPMAPTSTLANPVNALFEAMSGFTTTGATVLGDISFDTHTRGIMLWRQLTQWLGGMGIVVLAVAILPELSVGGAQLMDAEAPGPGIEKLTPRIAETARVLWGVYAGITALEVVLLYGMHVGGPAVGMPGLAPNMTLYNAIAHGLTTMPTGGFSPEARSIEAFSAAVQWVIIPFMFAAGINFALFWGVLTGDPRRMFQDVEFRAYVGVLGVLTAILTGLLFGGTFVSAVPAGGSTFDAAYLTQVTDAISGNVEPALRHALFQALALVTTTGYASMDFNAWGPVAQYVLLFAMFIGGSAGSTGGGIKVIRWVVIAKSLRRELFTTAHPDAVRPVRLNGRALDERGVRGIFAFTLLYIVLFFLSALVLFLDSLRVDTAFSVLEIMSAAATTLGNVGPGFGVLGPMGSYLPFSNGSRLYMVFLMWIGRLEIIPVLVCFTPEYWRR from the coding sequence GTGAACCTCCGCGTGGAGTACCGGGCGAGCCTGAGCCTCGTCGGGACCGTCGTGCGGTACCTCTCGGTCCCCCTGCTCGCTCCGCTGGTCGTTTCGCTGTACTACGGCGAGTCGATAGCGCCGTTCGCCGTGACGATCCTCCTCGCCGTGCTTGCCGGGACGGGGTTGGAGCGGTTGGATCCCGACCCGGATCTCGGCGCCAGAGAGGGCTTTCTCATGGTCGCGATGACCTGGTTCGCAGTCGGGATCGTCGGCTCGGTTCCGTACCTGATCGAGGCCCACGGGATCCCCAGCGTCCTCGCGCCTATGGCCCCGACCTCGACGCTCGCGAACCCGGTGAACGCGCTGTTCGAGGCGATGTCGGGCTTCACGACCACGGGTGCGACCGTCCTCGGCGACATCTCTTTCGACACGCACACCCGCGGGATCATGCTGTGGCGGCAGCTCACGCAGTGGCTCGGTGGCATGGGGATCGTCGTCCTCGCGGTCGCGATCCTCCCCGAGCTCTCCGTCGGCGGCGCGCAGCTGATGGACGCCGAGGCGCCCGGCCCGGGGATCGAGAAGCTGACCCCGCGGATCGCCGAGACGGCGCGCGTACTGTGGGGCGTCTACGCGGGCATCACCGCGCTCGAAGTCGTGCTCCTGTACGGGATGCACGTGGGCGGTCCGGCGGTCGGCATGCCCGGGCTGGCGCCGAACATGACGCTGTATAACGCGATCGCCCACGGCCTGACGACGATGCCGACCGGGGGATTCTCGCCGGAAGCGCGGTCGATCGAAGCGTTTTCCGCCGCCGTGCAGTGGGTGATCATCCCGTTCATGTTCGCCGCCGGGATCAACTTCGCGCTGTTTTGGGGCGTGCTCACCGGCGACCCGCGGCGGATGTTTCAGGACGTCGAGTTCCGCGCGTACGTCGGCGTGCTCGGCGTGCTGACCGCGATTCTCACCGGACTGCTGTTCGGCGGGACGTTCGTCTCCGCGGTTCCAGCCGGGGGATCGACGTTCGACGCCGCGTACCTCACGCAGGTGACGGACGCTATCTCGGGCAACGTCGAGCCTGCCCTTCGCCACGCGCTGTTCCAGGCGCTCGCACTCGTGACGACGACGGGGTACGCGAGCATGGACTTCAACGCCTGGGGGCCGGTAGCACAGTACGTGCTGCTGTTCGCGATGTTCATCGGCGGCTCCGCCGGGTCGACCGGCGGGGGGATCAAGGTCATCCGCTGGGTGGTGATCGCCAAATCGCTTCGGCGCGAACTGTTCACGACCGCCCATCCCGACGCGGTCCGTCCTGTCCGGCTGAACGGCCGGGCGCTCGACGAGCGCGGGGTCCGCGGGATATTTGCGTTCACCCTGCTGTACATCGTGCTGTTCTTCCTGTCCGCGCTGGTGCTGTTCCTCGACAGCCTCCGCGTCGACACGGCGTTCTCCGTGCTCGAGATCATGAGCGCCGCAGCGACGACCCTCGGAAACGTCGGGCCGGGGTTCGGCGTGCTCGGACCGATGGGGAGCTACCTCCCGTTCTCGAACGGCAGCCGCCTGTACATGGTGTTCCTGATGTGGATCGGTCGCCTGGAGATTATCCCGGTGCTGGTTTGTTTCACGCCGGAGTACTGGCGACGATAG
- the gatA gene encoding Asp-tRNA(Asn)/Glu-tRNA(Gln) amidotransferase subunit GatA has product MSADDARPDDTAGSDDGDEFNVFLSRETVAGDDEGPLAGKTVAVKDNISTAGIPTTCGSAMLDGYVPPYDATVVERLCEAGATIVGKTNMDEFGMGGTTETSAYGPTKNPVDPEHVPGGSSGGSAAAVAAGEADLALGSDTGGSVRNPAAFCGVVGIKPTYGLVSRYGLVAYANSLEQIGPLATTVEDAAALLDAIAGPDEHDATTRYDAAEGGAAAVSDAADVPDDVHPADATEYAAAADGDVDGMTIGVPTELVEGADDAVVDVFEDALADLEARGAETVEVSLPSVEHAVQAYYVIAMSEASSNLARFDGVRYGIDGGEGNWNESFARSREEGFGDEVKRRVLLGTYALSAGYHDKYYKKAQDARAWVKQDFDEALAEADVLATPTMPVLPPKRGESLDDPLSLYLMDANTVPVNLANLPAISVPAGEVEGLPVGMQFVGPAFGEETVIRAGSAVEE; this is encoded by the coding sequence ATGAGCGCCGACGACGCCCGTCCCGACGACACCGCGGGCTCCGACGACGGCGACGAGTTCAACGTCTTCCTCAGCCGCGAGACCGTCGCCGGCGACGACGAGGGACCGCTCGCCGGCAAGACCGTCGCGGTGAAAGACAACATCTCGACGGCGGGGATCCCCACCACCTGCGGCTCCGCGATGCTCGACGGGTACGTTCCGCCGTACGACGCCACGGTCGTCGAGCGGCTCTGCGAGGCGGGCGCGACGATCGTCGGCAAGACGAACATGGACGAGTTCGGCATGGGCGGCACCACGGAAACCTCGGCGTACGGACCCACGAAGAACCCCGTCGACCCAGAGCACGTCCCCGGCGGCTCCTCCGGGGGCTCCGCGGCGGCCGTCGCCGCCGGCGAAGCGGACCTCGCGCTCGGGTCGGACACGGGCGGGTCCGTGCGCAATCCCGCCGCCTTCTGCGGGGTCGTCGGCATCAAGCCGACGTACGGACTCGTCTCGCGATACGGCCTCGTCGCGTACGCCAACTCGCTCGAGCAGATCGGCCCGCTGGCGACCACTGTCGAGGACGCGGCGGCGCTGCTCGATGCGATTGCCGGCCCCGACGAGCACGACGCCACCACGCGGTACGACGCCGCCGAGGGCGGCGCGGCCGCCGTCAGCGACGCCGCGGACGTCCCTGACGACGTTCATCCGGCCGACGCGACCGAGTACGCCGCGGCCGCCGACGGCGACGTCGACGGCATGACGATCGGCGTGCCGACGGAACTGGTCGAGGGCGCCGACGACGCCGTCGTCGACGTGTTCGAGGACGCGCTCGCGGATCTCGAGGCGCGCGGCGCCGAGACGGTCGAGGTGTCGCTTCCCTCGGTCGAGCACGCGGTCCAGGCGTACTACGTCATCGCGATGTCGGAGGCCTCCTCCAACCTCGCACGGTTCGACGGCGTCCGCTACGGGATCGACGGCGGCGAGGGCAACTGGAACGAGTCGTTCGCCCGGTCCCGCGAGGAGGGCTTCGGCGACGAGGTGAAGCGCCGGGTCCTGCTGGGCACCTACGCGCTCTCGGCGGGCTACCACGACAAGTACTACAAGAAGGCCCAGGACGCCCGCGCCTGGGTGAAACAGGACTTCGACGAGGCGCTCGCCGAAGCGGACGTGCTCGCGACGCCGACGATGCCCGTGTTGCCACCGAAGCGCGGCGAAAGCCTCGACGACCCGCTTTCGCTGTACCTCATGGACGCCAACACGGTGCCGGTGAACCTCGCGAACCTCCCCGCGATCTCGGTGCCCGCCGGCGAGGTCGAGGGACTGCCGGTCGGGATGCAGTTCGTCGGCCCGGCCTTCGGCGAGGAGACGGTCATCCGCGCCGGCAGCGCCGTCGAGGAGTAG
- the gatC gene encoding Asp-tRNA(Asn)/Glu-tRNA(Gln) amidotransferase subunit GatC — translation MTATDDGGASDADAGVVDPDEVRHVADLARVDLDDEEAAAFAEQFADVLDYFAALDEVPEVEDEPDLVNVMRADEVRDGLTQEEALANAPDSEAGFFKGPKVS, via the coding sequence ATGACAGCGACGGACGATGGCGGCGCATCGGACGCCGACGCGGGCGTCGTCGACCCCGACGAGGTCCGCCACGTCGCCGACCTCGCGCGGGTCGACCTCGACGACGAGGAGGCGGCGGCGTTCGCCGAGCAGTTCGCGGACGTGCTCGACTACTTCGCGGCGCTCGACGAGGTGCCCGAAGTCGAGGACGAACCGGATCTGGTGAACGTGATGCGGGCCGACGAGGTCCGCGACGGACTCACGCAAGAGGAGGCGCTGGCGAACGCGCCCGACAGCGAGGCGGGCTTCTTCAAGGGGCCGAAGGTCTCATGA
- a CDS encoding transcription initiation factor IIB, producing MSENVRSYTDDRSRTTTVDEDEATSESEGEQLECPECGGKLTNDSERGETVCRDCGLVVEEDEIDHGPEWRAFDSKEKDQKSRVGAPTTNMMHDKGLSTNIGWQDKDAYGNQLSGRQREKMQRLRTWNERFRTRDSKERNLKQALGEIDRMASALGLPDNVRETASVIYRRALDEDLLPGRSIEGVATASLYAAARQAGTPRSLDEITNVSRVEKDEIARTYRYVVRELKLEIQPADPESYVPRFASSLELSDESERRARQLLQTAKQEGVHSGKSPVGLAAAAVYAASLLTNEKVTQSEVSEVANISEVTIRNRYHELLEAEEHVQLG from the coding sequence ATGAGTGAGAACGTCCGAAGCTACACGGACGACCGATCGCGTACTACCACCGTCGATGAGGACGAGGCGACGTCCGAGTCGGAGGGAGAACAACTCGAGTGTCCAGAATGCGGCGGCAAGCTGACGAACGACTCCGAACGCGGCGAGACGGTCTGTCGAGACTGCGGTCTCGTCGTCGAGGAGGACGAGATTGATCACGGGCCGGAGTGGCGCGCGTTCGACTCCAAAGAGAAGGACCAGAAGTCCCGCGTCGGCGCCCCGACGACGAACATGATGCACGACAAGGGGCTGTCGACCAACATCGGCTGGCAGGACAAGGACGCCTACGGCAACCAACTGTCCGGCCGCCAGCGCGAGAAGATGCAGCGCCTGCGCACGTGGAACGAGCGGTTCCGCACGCGCGACTCGAAAGAGCGAAACCTCAAGCAGGCGCTCGGCGAGATCGACCGCATGGCCTCCGCGCTCGGCCTCCCGGACAACGTCCGCGAGACCGCGTCGGTCATCTACCGCCGCGCGCTCGACGAGGACCTCCTGCCGGGGCGCTCCATCGAGGGCGTCGCTACCGCGAGCCTGTACGCCGCCGCGCGGCAGGCCGGCACGCCGCGCTCGCTCGACGAGATCACCAACGTATCACGGGTAGAGAAGGACGAGATCGCCCGCACGTACCGCTACGTCGTCCGCGAGCTGAAGCTGGAGATACAGCCCGCCGACCCCGAGAGCTACGTCCCGCGGTTCGCATCCTCCCTCGAGCTGTCCGACGAGTCCGAGCGCCGCGCTCGCCAGCTCCTCCAGACCGCAAAACAGGAGGGCGTCCACTCGGGCAAGTCGCCGGTGGGCCTCGCCGCGGCCGCCGTCTACGCCGCGTCGCTGCTCACCAACGAGAAGGTGACCCAAAGCGAGGTGAGCGAGGTGGCGAACATCTCGGAGGTCACCATCCGAAACCGGTATCACGAGCTCCTCGAAGCTGAAGAGCACGTACAGCTCGGTTGA
- a CDS encoding NUDIX hydrolase, with translation METTRHFTATLYLVHDGATALHRHPKLGIRIPPGGHVDRDELPHEAALREAHEETGLEPTLVDDTEPIAAPAGETLPVPRHTMLYDINVHDDGTVGHQHVDSIYFAAVDSRVIDPAGDDEVGAQAWNWYTPGDLREGDVDSDTAAIGTEAIETVADAMDW, from the coding sequence ATGGAAACGACACGCCACTTCACCGCGACCCTCTACCTCGTCCACGACGGCGCGACCGCCCTTCACCGCCATCCGAAGCTCGGCATTCGTATCCCGCCCGGTGGTCACGTCGACCGTGACGAACTCCCCCACGAAGCGGCGCTCAGGGAGGCGCACGAAGAGACCGGTCTGGAGCCGACACTCGTCGACGATACCGAACCGATCGCGGCGCCGGCAGGCGAAACGCTTCCGGTGCCCCGACACACCATGCTGTACGATATCAACGTCCACGATGACGGCACAGTCGGTCACCAGCACGTCGACTCGATCTACTTCGCGGCCGTCGACAGCCGGGTGATCGACCCCGCCGGCGACGACGAGGTCGGTGCGCAGGCCTGGAACTGGTACACTCCCGGCGATCTCCGCGAGGGCGACGTGGACAGCGACACTGCCGCGATCGGCACTGAGGCGATCGAGACGGTCGCGGACGCGATGGACTGGTAG
- a CDS encoding asparagine synthase C-terminal domain-containing protein, giving the protein MTDLGGSATTSDRGGTDRVDGADPVIVRTALSDGVPLPGTNGFAGILDGTLVRDVLGRRPLFVDRDDADRWSRTPTDLKRPRSLPAGRVLDADGERRVWSLPDPDPVDDLTALEEVGAAVRDRVRSVDSDGLAVAFSGGVDSGVVAAGVPEAPLYVAGFEGAHDVAAAREAAASMDRDLRVVELTHDDLTRAVPEIVAATGRRNPMDVAIALPLYLVGERAAADGYTRLAVGQGADELFGGYAKVVDPADDPRVDASTVRGARRETVATLPDQLERDVLALGAAGVEPVAPLLHDRIVSAALALPGHLLVADSERKVALRAAAEGLVPEHVRSANKKAVQYGTYVSRELDRLARQSGFKRRMDDHVGRYVADLCGEEYRTGDEA; this is encoded by the coding sequence GTGACAGATCTCGGCGGGAGCGCCACTACCTCCGACAGGGGCGGGACCGACCGCGTCGACGGCGCCGATCCCGTGATCGTCCGCACGGCGCTTTCCGACGGAGTCCCGCTACCCGGAACCAACGGGTTCGCGGGGATTCTCGACGGGACTCTAGTTCGTGACGTCCTCGGTCGACGGCCGCTGTTCGTCGACCGCGACGACGCCGACCGCTGGAGCCGGACGCCAACAGACCTGAAGCGCCCGCGCTCGCTCCCCGCCGGCCGCGTGCTCGACGCCGACGGCGAGCGACGCGTCTGGTCGCTTCCCGATCCTGACCCGGTCGACGATCTGACGGCGCTCGAGGAAGTCGGGGCCGCTGTCCGCGACCGCGTTCGGTCGGTTGACTCGGACGGGCTCGCGGTCGCGTTCTCCGGCGGCGTCGACTCTGGAGTCGTCGCCGCCGGAGTACCGGAGGCGCCGCTGTACGTCGCCGGGTTCGAGGGTGCACACGACGTCGCCGCCGCTCGCGAGGCAGCCGCATCGATGGATCGCGACCTGCGGGTCGTCGAACTGACCCACGACGATCTGACGCGAGCCGTCCCCGAAATCGTCGCGGCGACGGGCAGGCGGAACCCGATGGACGTCGCTATCGCGCTCCCGCTGTATCTCGTCGGCGAACGCGCGGCCGCGGACGGATACACCCGGCTCGCGGTCGGCCAGGGCGCGGACGAACTGTTCGGCGGCTACGCGAAGGTGGTCGATCCGGCGGACGACCCTCGCGTCGACGCGAGCACCGTCCGCGGCGCCCGCCGCGAGACGGTCGCGACGCTCCCAGACCAACTCGAGCGCGACGTGCTCGCGCTCGGCGCGGCGGGCGTCGAACCGGTCGCGCCGTTGCTCCACGACCGCATCGTGTCGGCGGCGCTCGCGCTGCCCGGACACCTCCTTGTCGCCGACAGCGAGCGGAAGGTGGCGCTGCGCGCTGCCGCCGAGGGACTCGTCCCCGAACACGTCCGCTCGGCGAATAAGAAGGCAGTCCAATACGGCACGTACGTCTCCCGCGAACTCGACCGCCTCGCGCGACAGTCCGGGTTCAAACGCCGGATGGACGACCACGTCGGGCGCTACGTCGCCGATCTGTGCGGCGAGGAGTACCGCACGGGTGATGAGGCGTAG